One Setaria viridis chromosome 5, Setaria_viridis_v4.0, whole genome shotgun sequence genomic region harbors:
- the LOC117857656 gene encoding uncharacterized protein isoform X7, producing MLACRSLLARASRLTRPLIPCAAGPPLRCFHQGSVGQNKLASFVMEGAQGGSSNLAKHKKRKSPVQRWRPISTEAVPQKDDANEISNSGSRQVVEECITSSENLASDGATNAVIEVTTNDASLSKNNISLESSSTKVVIEDNEEVSGFNKDLDESNVYETYSFSIEVDVPLMRFVKGKGGSMQKKIEEDTGVKIIFPSSREETSVVLEGTSSESIRKASQMIANVLEEVDIQCNASTDGYLVSAVQSRMLDYSHFISLPLAIHPDLVDKLNYFQSSILGASASNEESDQDERRSEGSIDEMDHDHKQADGSSVSINLQVQEESVQVKMDSKGSRSDFGIDKTIFIKPKTFHLTVVMLKLWNKDRIAKASEVLQSISSQVNEALENRPISIQLRGLTCMKGSPAKARVVYAPVLEVGGEGRLARACKVIIDAFVKSGLVLERDARQELKLHATIMNVRHRKSKQRNRWNDSFDARDIFRKYGKEEWGEYHIPEVHLSQRFKFDESGYYHCCSSIPLPAEMRAE from the exons ATGCTCGCCTGCAGGTCTCTGCTCGCAAG GGCTAGTCGGCTCACTCGGCCTCTAATTCCatgcgccgccggcccgccgcttcGTTGCTTCCACCAG GGATCAGTTGGTCAAAATAAGTTGGCGTCATTTGTGATGGAAGGAGCGCAAGGAGGGTCAAGTAATCTGGCAAAACACAAGAAAAGAAAGTCTCCTGTGCAGAGATGGAGGCCAATCTCAACAGAAGCAGTTCCCCAGAAAG ATGACGCTAATGAGATATCAAATTCTGGAAGCAGACAAGTTGTAGAAGAGTGCATAACTTCTAGCGAGAATTTGGCATCAGATGGAGCAACTAATGCTGTTATTGAAGTTACCACCAACGATGCATCATTGTCAAAAAATAATATAAGTCTAGAATCCAGTTCAACTAAAGTAGTTATAGAAGACAATGAGGAGGTATCTGGCTTCAATAAAGATCTTGATGAGTCCAATGTCTATGAAACATATTCCTTCTCTATTGAG GTAGATGTTCCTTTGATGCGCTTTGTGAAAGGAAAGGG TGGGTCTATGCAGAAGAAGATTGAAGAGGATACTGGAGTGAAAATTATCTTCCCATCATCAAGGGAGGAGACTTCTGTTG TCCTTGAAGGTACAAGTTCTGAAAGTATTAGGAAAGCATCACAGATGATTGCAAATGTTCTTGAAGAGGTAGATATTCAATGTAACGCTTCAACAGATGGTTACTTGGTTAGC GCTGTCCAAAGTCGAATGCTGGACTACTCCCATTTCATATCACTTCCATTGGCTATCCACCCGGATCTTGTTGACAAGCTCAACTACTTCCAGAGCTCAATCCTTGGGGCTTCTGCTTCTAATGAAGAAAGTGATCAAGACGAGAGACGAAGTGAAGGTTCTATTGATGAAATGGATCATGACCACAAGCAAGCAGATGGCTCAAGTGTTTCCATCAACCTTCAAGTTCAAGAAGAGTCTGTTCAAGTGAAAATGGATAGCAAAGGCTCCCGATCAG ATTTTGGCATTGACAAGACAATATTCATCAAACCCAAAACATTTCACCTTACTGTTGTTATGTTGAAGTTGTGGAACAAGGATCGTATAGCTAAGGCTTCGGAGGTGCTCCAG TCAATATCTAGCCAAGTAAATGAAGCTTTGGAAAACCGACCTATCTCCATACAGCTTAGAGGTCTG ACATGCATGAAAGGCTCTCCAGCTAAGGCCCGGGTGGTGTATGCTCCAGTGTTGGAAGTTGGTGGGGAAGGACGCCTAGCACGTGCATGCA AAGTCATAATTGATGCCTTTGTCAAGTCAGGCCTAGTTCTCGAGAGGGATGCGAGACAAGAGTTGAAG CTGCACGCGACCATAATGAACGTGCGGCACCGAAAGAG CAAGCAACGGAACCGGTGGAACGATTCATTTGATGCCCGGGATATATTCAGGAAATACGGGAAAGAGGAATGGGGCGAATATCACATTCCTGAggtccacctctctcaaaggttCAAGTTTGACGAAAGCGGGTACTACCATTGCTGCTCGTCGATCCCCTTGCCCGCAGAGATGCGGG